Part of the Paenibacillus guangzhouensis genome is shown below.
CCCGAATTCGATTCTAATGGATGTCCAGACAAAGAAGAATTCCGGAAACACCTGAATCTGTTGCGCACCACCAGATATAACGGTCCACTTACTTTGATCTATGAAGGTCCCGGAGATATGTGGGAAGGTGTGGAACGAGTCAGAAAGATCGCAGAAGAATATCTGTAGAAATAACACTAGAAAACATGACATTGAATAAAAGGGTGATTTCATTACAGGAAATCATAGCAGTTACTAGGTTTGATGATTTCGATGATTCATTGTTTGAACAAGTTATTTCCAGGCTTCCGAAGATCAATCAAGAAAAAATTCGTAGATACCATCGAATCGTCGATAAATATCGCTCACTCTAGGGTGCTGAATAGAAACGTATATTCGCCCTAAGATGCCTGATTATGGGATTTTCAGAAAATGAGATCTTTGTTTATCTTTATATATCTTATTTTTTTGAAGGAGAGTCTATCAAGGGTTGACCTCAACTGCCCTTAACGGAGTTTGCATAATTCGCACTAATCTGCCCGTTGCTATGAACGTTTTTGTCAAATCCACGTATTTACTAATCAAATGTCTTCACCGAAACACTAAGCGCGAGAGTAAATAAGCGAGCGACGGTCGGCACGCTGCTATCCGTGGGTTGGTTACCACATTCTATGCCTTCGTCAAGGAGAGCTTTTACTAGCTAGCAACGCACATTCGGATTATTTATCCTAGTGCAAACGGGCGCTCGTATGTTCTCTCCCGAACCTTCGTTTACTCCCGGGCCTAATGTTCCGGTGTTTTTCCTTAGAGTCTCAGTGCTTTGGTATGTTATCGTGTTTAAACTTCACGATCTTCCTTGCTCTGCAATTCGAGCAACAGCCCAAATAAATCCGACTAATTCTCGCGCAACGGCGCCGATGGCAACATTTTTATGTTTGCTTTTTCCGAATACAAGTCGACGGTATTTATTGTGCAATCTTTCTTGCGCTTTCCATGACAGTAACTGTACTTCGGCAGGCAGTCCTTCCAATCGCTTGGCAAGATCTCCTTTAACAGCAGGCCGGTGCCGGTAGCTCCAAGCCGACTCCACTAGCGTACGTCGCAAATGTCCATTCCCTGCTTTAGTCATAGAGCCTCTTCGTGTTGTCTGACCTGACGAATATTCACGAGGAACAAGTCCTAAATAAGCCATGAGTTGCGTAGGCGAACGAAATCTCTCGAATGATCCGATTTCTGCAGCAATTGTAATCGCTGTTATATGCGCAACACCGCGTAGTGATTGCAGAATCTGAATTACGGAGGACTTCGCGCCTGTCGTAGCTTGTTGGAGAAGTGCATTTTCTAATCGACCGATCCGATGCTCGATCTCTTCGAGTGCATGAAGCATTTCCGTAAAGACAACTTCCATAGCTTCGTGCTGGAATGTTAGCGCTGCGAGCCAGACGCGATACTTCTTTGTCCAGCGTCGTTGAATTGACTCTGGTGGATGAATCTGGTGCCGCAACAGAAATTTAAGTATCCGTTGACGAGCACGATGCGCATCCTCCCTAGCAGCTTCGCGGGAACGAACAAGGTCCCGCAGCGCTTCGTCATCACGTGTTGGTACATGAATAGCCGTCAACTCGCCAGCACGAAAAAGACGAGCAAGCTGCTCTGAATCCCGACGATCTGTTTTGACATGGTCACCCGGACGTTTTGGCATGAGAGAGGGTGCAATGACAATGCAGCTCGCACCCATAGATTCGATCCAACGCTGCGTTTCGTAGCCTGTAGGGCCTGCCTCGTAGCAGAATGCAAGAGAGTCCGCGGGCCCTAATTCTTTTATTAATTTTCGAAGAGCGCCAGGGGTATGCGCAATAGTGCCATAGTAACGTGGGAGTTCACGGCCTGGATCTGCAATGGCTACTGAAATTTTTTCCTTTGATACATCTAAACCGATAAACTTTGTGACATACTGCATAGTAACAGCTCCTTTTGCTTTGTAGCTCTGAAATGGTTTGTACTCCTACTCTCCATTTTTAACCTACGATACTAAGCAAATACGGGGCTGCTTTACGTTCATCATAGCTAGCAAAACGCGGCTGCCGATATATGTCGGTAGTCGCGTTTTAGTTTTTTTTCCTCTTCTTTGAATTACTTTCAATGTATCTTTTTTCACAATTCTTCTTTCAAGATAGCGTATTGATAGGTATCCTGCCAGACAGGCTGTCCGTTTCCTGTTGTTTTAAAAAATACTTCCTTCATGAAAATTCCTTCACGGCGCATCGATAGACGTTCTAATAGTCTCCATGAAGCTATGTTTTCAGGGTTACATAAAGCTATCACCCTATGTGCTCCTAATTCTTCAAAGCCGTACTTTAATATCCTTCGGCAAGCCTCTGTCGCATATCCTTGTCCATAATATGAAGGATTAAAAATATATCCAATCATCCAAGTAAGGAATTCTCTCGGCTCTTTCTGACTAAAATATATATGTCCAATCATTTTATTAGTATCTTTCAAACATACAGCAAAAAAAAGGTTATCCTTTGATCGTTCCTTCGCTATACTTTTGCATTCTTCTTCATTACTTACCGTTCCAGGCTCATACTCAAGAACACTTTCTTGAGATAGATATTCATGCAAATCCCTCCAATCCTCCGGTTTAAACTGGCGCACTACTAGCCTTTTTGATTCTATTAATATCATATTTTACAACTCCAGTTTATTTAGAATACTTATTCATAAGAAAATAAACGCACCAAGATACCTCTATTGACCTCCCCTTCTGAGTAAGTATTTAGGCTATTTCAGATAACGTCTTATTCACGAACTTCGTAAATACATATGTAGGATATTCGAGAAACTATTGAACTATCCTGCCAGTTAGTTAAGAAAAGTCATTCGACACAAAACGCCGACTGACTTCAAAAAGGCTTCATTGACCTATCGAGTCCCGTTAGTTGGTAGTAAGTGATTTGGCAAGCAAACCGGAAGAGAAAGTTGCATCATGCATTACACCAACTCCTTTATAGTTTTCCTTCCATCCCAGACGGTACTTTCGACTTCGCTCGCAATACGGAGCTTAAAGTGATACATATTAAGGCAAGCGCAGTAAATAGAATTCCGCCCAATACGATTTCCCCTGTACCAGAGATAGCGATCAGCCAGCCTCCTACGGCCGTTCCGATTGTGACACCAAGATTTGAAAAGGAGACGAACAGACTATTTGCAAACTCCGGTGCTTCGGGTGCTTCCGAAGTAAGCCAGATTTGACTGACGATAAGCCCACTTGTATGCACAGCTCCCCACAGTGCAACAATGCCGATAAGCCATAGTAACGATGCACCTGCATATTGAAGAAGCATGTAGCACATCGCCATAACGATTGGATAAAGCAGCGTCGTTCTCTTTAGATGCTTGCCGAGTAACTTGCCCGCATACCAGTTGCCTGCCACACCGCTGGCGCCAAAGACGACCAATAAGCTGGTTTAGGCGAAGTACATGCTTTATAAAAGTTTTTCAGTCTTATAGTCATTTAATTTGTTTTCAATGTAATTCCAAGCATTATTGAGATTTCTAAATACCCAACCTATATCTTCAATGTATTTTATGCTTTCAATCCCTAATAAGAGCGTCCTAATCGCTTCCTCTGATTTATCTCCCACAATTAATGAAACAGGAAATGGTATGTCGCTGTACTTATCATTCCCAATAGAAAAAATACTTTCAATTCGATCTCCCCAGTCATAAGTCAGATCCCTTAAATCAATTATAAGACCTCCTGGTTCCCAGGCTTCTAAAACGGCCTTTCCAATTGCAGTCATATACGCAGCATCAGAATTACCATCAGAACCATATCCGTAAATACCAGTAAACTTTAATATCATAATTTCTAAATAATCTACTGTATTTGAACTTCCAAGATGTACTTCGTACTGAATACTACTTAGTTCTTCTAAGCTCTTTTGCTCAGTTTTTATTTTCATATGATCCTCCGTGATATCCTTCAAGTTCATTTCGCCTAACGTCTTACTCACGAACTTCGTAAATAATTCCATATTTAGGGTATTCGCGAAACTTTTGAACTATCCTGCCCGATAGTTGAACAGGCAGCCAATAATGCTGGCTGCCTGTTCATCATGTCGTGTCTCGTTAGCTTAACAAAAGCATCAACGGCTGCCTATAAATTTAATATATTCGAAAGAATGCCCAAACAACTGCTGTGATTGCAATTAATGCAGCCATTGTCACAAAAGTATAATAACCGGCTTTAGTTTTTACACTGCTCCGTTTGTCATAAACCTGTGGCTTTACCCCCAATCCAAGCCACAAATCCCCCACAAGACTCACAACGACTATTGCGAAATTTTTGATAAGTTTCATGTCACAGCGCTCCTTTTACAGAACTATTTACCAGTATCTATATATTACCACATATTGGAACTACACTGTCCGATCGAGTAGGAGGCTACCCATTAGTTGAGTAGCCGGCCTCTCACACCACCGTACGTACCGTTCGGTATACGGCGGTTCAACCGTTTAAGTGCAATTGACGTAGTCGCTCGTACTGCGCAGGGAAGTCATAATACCCTGCCTGTGCGAGCTTTTCATTTGTAATAGAGCGATGCAGTATCGCGCATCCAGCAATTCGCCAATATCCCAATCGAGTATTCCCCCATTGGTATGCTTGCCCCTCCGCTACCCCCAGCTTTCGCAAGTTCTGTACCTTCGTTCTCGGCTTCTTCCACTGCTTCCAGATGTACATCCGCATTCGTCGTCGTAGCCATTCATTCCAGCTTTGCAGGATTCGCTTCATATCGGCTACGTAAAAGTATCCGATCCATCCGCGTATGTAGACCTTTACGTTCTCCATAACCTGTCTAGCATTCCTTCCTTGGCTTCGGCTTGTTAGCTCTTTCAGTTTCTTCTTCGCCTTTGCTAGAGATTGCCTATGGGGGCGGATATAGACACCGCTCCCCTTCTTCCCTAGAGCATAGCCAAGGAATTTAAAGTGCTTCTGGGCAAGTACGCTGACGACCTTACTTTTCTGCGCATTTATCGTGAGCTTCAGTTTGTTCTCTAGGTACTTTCGGCTCGTTTCCAGTATTCGGATCGCTGCTCGTTTGCTTCTCGCTAGCACCACGATGTCATCCGCATAGCGAATGACGTTAACTCCTCGACTTTCCATCTCCTGATCAAATTCGTTCAAATAGATGTTTGTGCTAGAAGTGGCGACAGTGGGCCTCCCTGCGGGGATCCTTCTTCCGTTTCGCGTCGTACTCCGTTTTCCATAACCCCACTTTTTAAGTATTTCTTAATCAGGTCCGTTACACGTTTATCCGTGACCTGTTTGCGTAGAAGGTTCATTAACAGCTCGTGGTTCAGCGTATCGAAGTATTTGGAGAGGTCAATTTCTACCGCGTAGTCATATCCTTGCTCCGCATAGCTTTTCACTCTCCAAATTGCCTGCTGGGCGCTCCGTCCCGGACGGTAACCATAACTTCCGTTCGAAAAGAGCGGTTCGAACATCGGTTGCAACTGCTGAGCAATGGCTTGCTGGATAATGCGATCCACCACCGTAGGAATACCGAGCTTTCGCACGCCACTCCCATCCGGTTTGGGGATTTCTTTGCGCCGTACCGGGCTCGGTTTGTATCTCCCAGCCCGGATACTTTGTAGTAGTTCGTCTCTATTTTCTTGCAGCCACGGAAGTGCCGCCTCGACGGTCATTCCGTCAATCCCTGGCGCTCCATGGTTGCTCTTGACTCGCTTGTAGGCTTTGTTCAGGTTGTCCCTGTTTAGTATCCTTTCTAGCAAGTCCATTGCACCGTCTCTTTCTCTGCTTTCCCGAGTATCGATGCTCCGCGCTCCTGCATACTCTTCGTGTTCCACACTATCCCTTTGCAGGCAGCCCTTTCGGTATTCTGCTTTCATCGCACCAATTCTCCTTCGAGTAGGTATTCAAGACTTACGATTGTTCAGCCCTTTCCGAGAAAAAAAACTTCCCGGTACTATGGCCTCTGCTGACTTCTCACAGCAAGCTTTACTCCGTCGTTCGGATTTTTTTCCTACTCCACGTCTGTGAGATCTCCCCGGGTAAGAGCGATAACCTTCCCCTCATCTATCTGCCACATCTACATCATGGGATTCGTGTAGTATTGGACTTTGCTTTGGTAAGCAAGCTCGTCCGTCCCTTGATGCCTTCTATATGATTTCTGTTCGTCAGACCGAGGGTTTGCCTCCGGCTTCCTTCAGATTCCGCCTCACGGTGGACACCCTTGCCTTTAGCTAACAGTTCCTACTGCCAAGTCTGTAGCGGACTTTCACCGCCAAGTTATCGCCCATGCCGGGCGCACTTAGCGAAACGCGGCTGCCGATTTATGCCGGCAGCCGCATTTTAGATATTAAGCTATAGTGTCCCGTTAGTTCAATAGTCACCATTACTTTCAATGGTAATATTCAATTTTTTTAGCATTACATTGACCACATTCAGCGCTTCATTTCGCTGTTTGTAATCCGAAGTACAAAATCTAATCATTTCTAAATCGTTATCTATTTGTTTTATGTCTTCTGCGATATCGTCAGGTACTGCTATCCAAGATAAATGATGCTGCAATTCAGCGATGCTGTACGTACCTTCAATAAACTTACGACAAGCTAATTTGAACTCGTAAAGACTGTCGTCATTAATCGGCTCCCAATCAGGGTCTCTTTTGTCTTGCTCTGCTGGCTTCCTAACAAATTGGGTTGCCGTTTCCTCACAAGCGCCATACAGTAGGTAATTCTTTTGCGCCTCTATCAATGGTATCTTATTGGCTCCTAAATCATATTCATTCATTTTTTGAAAAGGGTCATCTTCCCAATAACATACTGGACAAATGTCATAATCCCCGTCACTGTCTATCGTTTTGTAGCCGCAACAGGGGCATGTATACTTTTTCACAGTACACCTCAAATACTTTTTTCTTTATCATAAAACACCCAACCTCTATTTGCACTAAACTGCCCGTTAGTTGAGCAAAGGCAGCTGATCTATATGATCGCTGCCTTAATTGTCGCATATTGCTCTATCGTGTCCCGTTAGTGCAATGCCCCAAATTTTACTATAATACGATTTCTCCATACTGATTAGACTGACTCCATTCGCAAGGAGTCAGGTTTTCGAATCAAAGTTATAATTTATACTTTAAATGTGGTTTGTTTCAGTAAAAACTATTTCTGCTAAGTCGGAAGCGATTTTTTCTTTTGGAGTAATCGATAAATTACTTAGAACAATGACGACAACATTTTCGTCAACGTAACGGTTAAATTCAGATTTAAATCCATATATGCCGCCACCATGACCAATACGTCGTTTGTTGGTATCTCCAAATTTATCGTCTGCGATAAACCAACCATACCCATAAGAGGCACTATACTGATAAGAAGTTACATAGGGGTTATGCATCAAATCAACTGAGGCAATATTAATAATTTTGTCCGTGTATAGTCCACGATCGAATAAATATAGATCCTCAACGGTTGAATAGAGGCTTCCACCACCAGTTGGGATGGACATGTCAATAAACTCGCAATTTACAACTTTGTGGTTGTCTATCTCATAACCGGAAGCTCTATTTTTTAGGATAGTTTTATGGTTATCGCAACCACTGTTAAGCATATTTAAGGGTGTAAAAATGTGTTTTTGTAAAAAAACATCGAACGTTTCTTTTGAAATATATTCGACGATGTGTGCCAGCAATACGTATCCAGAGTTACTGTATTTAAATTGATCTCCAGGTTCATATTCTAACGGAAGATTTTTGAAGCGATTCACGGTATTTTCTGGTCTGGATTGTATCCCTTTGAATTCAGCGTAATCTGGAAGTTGTGTAAAATTCGGTATGCCAGAGGTGTGTGTTAAAATGTGATGTATTGTAATTTTGTGGCCGTTTGGGTAGTCGGGAAGGAAGTGATCAATAGGATCATGTATGCTTAGGAGTCCTTGTTCTTGTAACAGTAAAATTGCAATGGCAGTAAAGGGTTTGCTTGTAGAACCAAGTCTGAATTTAGTCTGAGGGGTATTTGGGACTGCGTGTTCAAGATTTGCCATTCCGTATCCCTTATTGAGTATAACTTCTCCTTGCTTGGCAATAAGGATAGAGCCGCTAAAATGACCTAACTTGGTTTGATATTCCATGTAGTCATGTGCCCTAGAATGGGTTTCACTTACTAAACTTGTCACTAAGCAACCAACTCCTTGATTTGAGTTTCCGATCAAAGCTATTCTACAGGGTAAATATGGTAAATTAAATTCTTATATTACAAATTTTTTTATGGTATAATATATGTAGGGAAAAGGTTCCGCAAGGAATTCTTATCCCTATTTTTCTTCGAATTTTTTTGGAAACTTGCCGTTACAGACAGCGCAGAGAATCATATCATAAATCAATTCATAAGCGAATCACTAATTCTAACTGCCTACCACGCTATACTGCCCATTAGTGAAACGCGGCTGCCGATCGTGCCGGCAGCCGCGTTTTTAATGAAGCTATAGTGTCCCGTTAGGTTAACAAAGTATCGATTTAATATCTATTATTTAATTGAGCTCCTCAGCTAGGAGTGAATATATGAGGGTATCGGTAAATAAAGTGCCAAAAGAGTATGCCCTTAACAGACCTTCATTCTTAAAATTACATTTTTCCAATAAACTTATTGACGCATTATTTTCGGGCATTACCATTGCTTGAATACGATGCAATCCTAAATTATTAAACCCAAAAGGTATTATGGCGCCTAATGCCTCTAACATGAAGCCTCTTTTCCATTGTTCACGCGATAGGTTATAACTGATATTTGCCATTGACCCTCTTACAAAGTTACCTAATATACACGTACCGATAATCTTATCAGTTCCCTTTTCAGATATTCCCCAGACAATCATTTCTTTTCTCTTAAACGCATTACTAAAGCGTACAAAGGTGCTTGCAACTGTCTTTACATCTTTTGGACAATCATATCCCCAAAACATTGTTACTTCCTTGTTAGAGAAATAATTAAAGTAATCTTCTGCATCCTCGGATTGAAGTTCGCGCAATATTAAACGTTCTGTTTCGATAATAGGAAACTCTTGAAATGACTCATTAAAACTCATTTTTTATCTTCTCTCCATCCCATGAAAAAGTTCTTCCAGCACGCCAATAATAATTCTACAGATATTTCAAGTTATCCTGCCCGTTAGCTTAACGCCTCTGATCAATCTGCATCATTTTATTATTGATAATCGTCCTCATTTACGTAATACAATATATGCTCTTGTCTTCAATCGGCAAACGATATATGTTCTTGTCATTCGTTTTTGACAAGAACATATATCGTTAAAACAAAAAAAGCCGTTAATACGCGGCCAACGAGGAGGAAATTCATGTTCAATAGAAAAATATCCACCCTGATCATTTCAACGGCTCTGCCGACACGGCCCTGTCTGAAGGCTATTAGATTAGGATTCATATAAAAAATTAAAGGGCACCCAAAAACAAGGTGCCCAGAGTCTCATGGAATGGAGTTAGCTAAGTGTCGCACATCAAGGGAAAATTTACCACTAGTTTCCAAGTACTTCGAACTCGTAAATTCTGGCTGCTCCGTTGCCGTTCTGTTCCGCTTGCGTCACATATAATCGTACATACCGAGCCGTGAATGAAGCTACTTGACGAATTGTCTGATTGGCTGTGTTGCCAGTTACTGTATCAACATCTATCCAATTTGTACCGTCCGTGCTCTTTTGCAACTTGAAATTACGAGTATTATAGGCTGAAGTCTCACCTCCTGCTCCGGCATGCTGCACTTCCCAACGACTGATAGTATGCGAGGCGCCCAAATCGACACTAAGCCACTTGTCTCCAGAAGCGTTGCCGCACCATTTCGAGTTGTTGGTTATCGCGCCATCCACACCCAACGTCGGAGTCTCACCGGAAACGTTCCCATTAGAACTCGCAGTTTTATTTAACGTCAAATTAATAATGAGTCCGTCGGGTGGAACTACCTGCATAAGTACTGCGCCGCCGCTGGCTCCCCAAGATGAAGTCGTGCTTGTTGTCAAAAATTCCGGGAAATGATGGTAGGTTATACCTAGGGAATTACGATGATTATACACGGTATTTGCATTGTTTTGCAGCCAACTAATTATATCGCTCAGGTTGTATTCTACAGCGAATCTTGCGGCGTAACGCGCAAAGATGCCCTTGAATCCCGGCTGGTCAGGCGTTGCTTCTTCGGTACGCAACACATCAGTACCCGGAGCGGTCATATTGTTCTTTGTAAAATTTGCCGACAACAATGCATCGTTATAGTATGATGTCGTTCCAGTTTTCTTATATAGCAGATGTGCCAGACCGATAAAAGTTCCCTGATTATACGTATAATTGGTATAGTCTATAGTGCCGTCCAAATTCTTGTTATCCCCGACGCTGCCTGTGGATGTGTTAAACAACGTACCGCGCAACCATGTGTAAAGAGTAGAGGCTTTCGTTAAATAAGTGCTATCGTTAAGCGCATCGGACAGAAGCACTGCGGCAATTCCGGCAGGCGCAACTATGCAAGTGTTCTTTTCATGTTTTGAAGTGTTCCACCAAAGCCCTCCTCCAAGCACCGTATCATAGGCCCGAGCCCACACCTGATCAAAGATCGACTTCGCTTGCGTCCGATACTTCGTATCGCCTGTAATTTGATAAGCACGAAGAGAAGCGATCGTCATCCATATCATGTCGTCATTATAATCGCCAAAACCAGGAATCGAAAGCCAATTTGTTCCCCAACGGGCCACAACACCATCATAGAGATCTATTACTTGTTGCTTGTAAGTGTTGCTATGCGTTCTGTCATAAGCATCTTCGATAAGTTCAATTATTTCGGCAGTTTCCCAAAAGGAATTAATGAGACCATTACTACCATTTGTTTCTTTAAACTGTTTGGAAGTTGAATCATAAAATTGGTTGTTGAAATTAGTGATGACGCTATCCGCTTCATTTGCAACGAATGCATTCGCATTCGTAACTGAAGCTGACGATACAACCAACAGAGAAGTCATACCCGCAATAACCAGTTTGCCAAGCGTTTTGAAATGGTCACTCATTTTAAACTCTCCTCCTCAAAATGGGGTATTGATTTAAAGGGGATTCCATAATTCCGCTTCAATGACGCCGGAACCCCCTGCGATTCAAAATGATTGTTAGTTAGCGCTGGCAATCACGCTGTTAATCCCTGTTTCCATTTTTTCCAAATCTCCAATTGGCGCTTTACCGTCAATCACGTTCTTAAAGGTAGAGTCAATGAACGGCGTCGCTTTAGCCGCCCACGTCTCCATGAAGCGGACCGGTTGCTTGTCAGCTTTGAGCATGTAATCGATCGCAGCGCCCACATCTTCATGTCCCGACTCTTTCAATTTGTTATAATAAGGCTTCGAGGAAGGTGCGTATGCCGTCGGAGCGACAGGGAAATTGACGAGCGCTTGTTCATACATTTGCGTGCTCACGAATTTAATCAATTTATAGACTGCTTCCGGGTTCGCCACTTTGGCAGGGCTTGCGAAGCCAACCGCATCATAGGTAGCGACCGGCTTATCCACGATCGGGCTGGCGACATAGCCGAAATCCAAGTCTTCGGCATTGCGGATGAAATCGTCAGCAAACCATTGACCCCCTCGGAACATCGGTGCTTTACCTTGCTTGAACAAAGCCGCGAACTGATCGGTCGGCTGATTGAAAGGCGCGATATATCCCCCAGCTACGCCTTCCCTATACATATTGACGAGATCGATAAACTTGTTACTGACCGTTACCTTCTTCGCATCGGTGATGGAATCAGCAAATGGCGCATCGCCCGAAGACACGGAATAGTTCGAAAACGCGAACGGATCGTTCTGAGAGTCATAGAATCCGAACATGCCCGGTTTTGCCAGCTTCTTTGCAGCGTCCAACATCTCTTTATAGGTCCATCCGTTCTTTGGCTCCGGAATTCCCGCATCTTTGAACATTTTCTTATTATAGAAAATGCCATACGTATTGAGTAGCCCCGGAACGCCGTACAACTTTCCATCTACGAGCCAGTTGTCGATAATGCCTGGATAGAACTGATTCGAGAAGTCTTTATCCTGCTTGAATTTATCCGTCCAGTCGTACAGTTGCCCCTTCTTGCCGAAAATGAGCTCAGTATCATTGCCGGTGTAGAACACATCAGGTGCTTTATTGATCGACAGCAATTCATTAATCTTGTATGTATAGTCCTTGAGCGGTGATGGAAGAACCTCGACCGTAATGCCCGGGTTCTCCTGCTCGAATTTCTTCAGATCCTTCTTGAACTCCTCTGTGAAATCCGCACCTTCCCACGTCATCATGGTCAATTTGATCTGTTCTTTACCCAATTCTGCCGGGGAAGTTGAACCTGCCTTCTCCGGGACCGTATCAGATGGTTTCGAAGAACTACAGCCGGCCAGCAAGCCTGCAATCATGACACTTATTGCGATAGAACTAACCGTTACTTTCATCGCTTTTCTCATTTGAGAATCCTCCCTCCCTTAGGGTAATAAACACTTTGCTTGTGCATCAAATCCCCAGACTGCCGTTGCGCATGCCATAGTTTCAACTCTCACCTCCTTATCAAAGTCCTCGCTGCTATTTTAGACCTGCATTGTTCATAGAGCCGAGACCTTCCATGAAATATTTCTGGGCAACGAAGAATAAGATAAGTGGCGGCAGCATATACAAAAGGTTGGTTGCCATAAACAAATTCCACGTCGTCCCTGTCGCATTCACGAAACCGCCGATCGCCAACGATAACGTCCATAATTTCTGATCCAGAATATAAACGGTTGGATTCAAGTAATCTCCCCATGCTGTCTGGAACGAGAGAATCGCCATCGTCACGATCATTGGTTTCGACATTGGAACAATGATTTTTGTTAAGATTTGAAGATGATTGGCGCCGTCTATCTTGGCCGCTTCGTCATATGAGAACGGTATACTGCTGTAAAATTGACGTCCGAGAAACACATGGAAAGGGCTTCCAAAGAAAGCAGGCAAAATTAGTGGCCACCATGTGTCAAACAAATTCAACTTGGAGAAGATATAGAATACCGGAA
Proteins encoded:
- a CDS encoding MFS transporter, which encodes MVVFGASGVAGNWYAGKLLGKHLKRTTLLYPIVMAMCYMLLQYAGASLLWLIGIVALWGAVHTSGLIVSQIWLTSEAPEAPEFANSLFVSFSNLGVTIGTAVGGWLIAISGTGEIVLGGILFTALALICITLSSVLRAKSKVPSGMEGKL
- a CDS encoding glycoside hydrolase family 76 protein; protein product: MSDHFKTLGKLVIAGMTSLLVVSSASVTNANAFVANEADSVITNFNNQFYDSTSKQFKETNGSNGLINSFWETAEIIELIEDAYDRTHSNTYKQQVIDLYDGVVARWGTNWLSIPGFGDYNDDMIWMTIASLRAYQITGDTKYRTQAKSIFDQVWARAYDTVLGGGLWWNTSKHEKNTCIVAPAGIAAVLLSDALNDSTYLTKASTLYTWLRGTLFNTSTGSVGDNKNLDGTIDYTNYTYNQGTFIGLAHLLYKKTGTTSYYNDALLSANFTKNNMTAPGTDVLRTEEATPDQPGFKGIFARYAARFAVEYNLSDIISWLQNNANTVYNHRNSLGITYHHFPEFLTTSTTSSWGASGGAVLMQVVPPDGLIINLTLNKTASSNGNVSGETPTLGVDGAITNNSKWCGNASGDKWLSVDLGASHTISRWEVQHAGAGGETSAYNTRNFKLQKSTDGTNWIDVDTVTGNTANQTIRQVASFTARYVRLYVTQAEQNGNGAARIYEFEVLGN
- a CDS encoding GNAT family N-acetyltransferase encodes the protein MILIESKRLVVRQFKPEDWRDLHEYLSQESVLEYEPGTVSNEEECKSIAKERSKDNLFFAVCLKDTNKMIGHIYFSQKEPREFLTWMIGYIFNPSYYGQGYATEACRRILKYGFEELGAHRVIALCNPENIASWRLLERLSMRREGIFMKEVFFKTTGNGQPVWQDTYQYAILKEEL
- a CDS encoding IS110 family RNA-guided transposase → MQYVTKFIGLDVSKEKISVAIADPGRELPRYYGTIAHTPGALRKLIKELGPADSLAFCYEAGPTGYETQRWIESMGASCIVIAPSLMPKRPGDHVKTDRRDSEQLARLFRAGELTAIHVPTRDDEALRDLVRSREAAREDAHRARQRILKFLLRHQIHPPESIQRRWTKKYRVWLAALTFQHEAMEVVFTEMLHALEEIEHRIGRLENALLQQATTGAKSSVIQILQSLRGVAHITAITIAAEIGSFERFRSPTQLMAYLGLVPREYSSGQTTRRGSMTKAGNGHLRRTLVESAWSYRHRPAVKGDLAKRLEGLPAEVQLLSWKAQERLHNKYRRLVFGKSKHKNVAIGAVARELVGFIWAVARIAEQGRS
- a CDS encoding group II intron maturase-specific domain-containing protein, with protein sequence MNEFDQEMESRGVNVIRYADDIVVLARSKRAAIRILETSRKYLENKLKLTINAQKSKVVSVLAQKHFKFLGYALGKKGSGVYIRPHRQSLAKAKKKLKELTSRSQGRNARQVMENVKVYIRGWIGYFYVADMKRILQSWNEWLRRRMRMYIWKQWKKPRTKVQNLRKLGVAEGQAYQWGNTRLGYWRIAGCAILHRSITNEKLAQAGYYDFPAQYERLRQLHLNG
- a CDS encoding serine hydrolase domain-containing protein; this translates as MTSLVSETHSRAHDYMEYQTKLGHFSGSILIAKQGEVILNKGYGMANLEHAVPNTPQTKFRLGSTSKPFTAIAILLLQEQGLLSIHDPIDHFLPDYPNGHKITIHHILTHTSGIPNFTQLPDYAEFKGIQSRPENTVNRFKNLPLEYEPGDQFKYSNSGYVLLAHIVEYISKETFDVFLQKHIFTPLNMLNSGCDNHKTILKNRASGYEIDNHKVVNCEFIDMSIPTGGGSLYSTVEDLYLFDRGLYTDKIINIASVDLMHNPYVTSYQYSASYGYGWFIADDKFGDTNKRRIGHGGGIYGFKSEFNRYVDENVVVIVLSNLSITPKEKIASDLAEIVFTETNHI
- a CDS encoding reverse transcriptase domain-containing protein; amino-acid sequence: MKAEYRKGCLQRDSVEHEEYAGARSIDTRESRERDGAMDLLERILNRDNLNKAYKRVKSNHGAPGIDGMTVEAALPWLQENRDELLQSIRAGRYKPSPVRRKEIPKPDGSGVRKLGIPTVVDRIIQQAIAQQLQPMFEPLFSNGSYGYRPGRSAQQAIWRVKSYAEQGYDYAVEIDLSKYFDTLNHELLMNLLRKQVTDKRVTDLIKKYLKSGVMENGVRRETEEGSPQGGPLSPLLAQTSI
- a CDS encoding GNAT family N-acetyltransferase, with product MSFNESFQEFPIIETERLILRELQSEDAEDYFNYFSNKEVTMFWGYDCPKDVKTVASTFVRFSNAFKRKEMIVWGISEKGTDKIIGTCILGNFVRGSMANISYNLSREQWKRGFMLEALGAIIPFGFNNLGLHRIQAMVMPENNASISLLEKCNFKNEGLLRAYSFGTLFTDTLIYSLLAEELN